The following proteins are co-located in the Verrucomicrobiota bacterium JB022 genome:
- a CDS encoding ABC transporter ATP-binding protein, with protein MSAPTHVRTSWRNLSRFMAGSRHIFVAGALLGLVDALGHSSIPLFFRRVLNGVETDASAFVAHDLWPTVWAGVAIICVFLPSAYFFHVLFNLAAMRFCRNLQVELYRHIQGLSVDFFHRYQVGEINARLNGDLDSVSQAIGPFAAIIWCPPLLISSLIFMFAIDWRLALVCLLMLLVVAYASVLAMPRLRRWNRSVRDASGEASATITEYVGLVGLVKAFSREDHAEDRVRQKSDSLLKRREKVTWYQHVFTDGMQTFTKFGAPFVILFFGTYLIVQGTLKSGDLVAFWGYWMQLAGVVQGLVMSFAVLMSATAAVDRLLAFFAESPLVKDPDAPQAFPSPVRGAVEFRGIHFRYPVAEEEEGPVLHDVNLQIAPGENVALVGPSGAGKSTLIQLLMRFYDPDSGAVLIDGLDIRHALQSDLRARLGLVMQESLFFAGTIADNLRLARPDASPEQMWKALEAANAADFVRDLPRGLESVLGERGAKLSGGQKQRLAIARTFLKDPPLLLLDEPTSALDAASEHRIKDAMQRLLKGRTSITVAHRLATIMDADRIVVMDKGRIVAIGTHRKLQQSNALYAELCRHQGLT; from the coding sequence ATGTCTGCTCCTACGCATGTCCGTACCTCGTGGCGCAACCTGAGCCGCTTCATGGCCGGGAGTCGGCACATCTTCGTAGCCGGGGCACTGCTCGGCTTGGTCGATGCACTGGGGCACTCCTCCATCCCGCTTTTCTTCCGGCGAGTGCTCAACGGGGTCGAGACCGACGCGTCGGCTTTTGTCGCCCACGACCTTTGGCCGACGGTGTGGGCGGGGGTCGCCATCATATGCGTATTCCTGCCTAGCGCCTATTTCTTCCATGTGCTGTTCAACCTCGCGGCAATGCGCTTTTGCCGTAACCTGCAGGTCGAGCTCTACCGGCACATCCAGGGGCTCTCGGTCGACTTTTTTCACCGCTATCAGGTGGGCGAGATCAATGCGCGGCTCAATGGCGACCTCGACAGCGTGTCGCAGGCGATCGGGCCCTTCGCGGCCATCATCTGGTGCCCGCCCCTGCTCATCTCGTCGCTCATCTTCATGTTTGCAATCGACTGGCGGCTGGCGCTCGTGTGCCTGCTGATGCTGTTGGTCGTGGCCTACGCAAGCGTGCTGGCCATGCCCCGCCTGCGCCGTTGGAACCGCAGCGTGCGCGACGCTTCGGGCGAGGCCTCCGCCACCATCACCGAATACGTGGGGCTCGTGGGCCTGGTAAAGGCATTTTCGCGGGAAGACCATGCCGAAGACCGCGTGCGCCAAAAGTCGGACAGCCTGCTGAAGCGGCGCGAGAAAGTGACGTGGTATCAGCACGTCTTTACCGATGGGATGCAGACTTTTACCAAGTTTGGCGCACCGTTCGTGATCCTGTTTTTCGGCACCTACCTGATCGTGCAGGGCACGCTGAAGAGCGGCGATCTGGTGGCGTTCTGGGGCTACTGGATGCAACTGGCGGGGGTCGTGCAGGGGCTGGTGATGTCGTTTGCCGTGCTGATGAGCGCGACGGCGGCCGTCGACCGCCTGCTCGCCTTCTTTGCTGAAAGCCCGTTGGTCAAAGACCCAGACGCCCCACAGGCCTTCCCCAGCCCGGTGCGCGGCGCGGTGGAATTTCGCGGGATCCACTTTCGCTACCCCGTGGCGGAGGAGGAAGAAGGCCCCGTGCTGCACGATGTGAATCTCCAGATCGCGCCGGGCGAAAACGTGGCCTTGGTCGGCCCCAGCGGCGCAGGCAAAAGCACCCTCATCCAGCTACTGATGCGGTTTTACGACCCCGACAGCGGGGCGGTGCTGATCGACGGCCTCGACATCCGCCACGCACTCCAGAGCGACTTGCGCGCCCGTCTGGGGCTGGTGATGCAGGAGAGCCTGTTCTTTGCCGGCACCATCGCCGACAACCTGCGACTCGCCCGCCCCGATGCGTCCCCTGAGCAAATGTGGAAGGCATTGGAGGCAGCCAACGCCGCCGACTTTGTGCGCGATTTGCCGCGCGGCCTCGAATCCGTGCTGGGTGAGCGCGGGGCCAAGCTCTCCGGCGGGCAAAAGCAGCGGCTGGCCATTGCCCGCACCTTCCTCAAAGACCCGCCCTTGCTCCTGCTCGACGAGCCCACCAGCGCGCTCGATGCCGCCTCGGAGCACCGGATCAAGGACGCCATGCAGCGCCTGCTCAAGGGGCGCACCTCGATCACCGTCGCCCACCGGCTCGCCACGATCATGGATGCCGACCGCATTGTGGTAATGGACAAGGGTCGCATCGTCGCCATCGGCACCCACCGCAAGCTGCAGCAGTCCAACGCTCTCTACGCCGAGCTTTGCCGCCACCAGGGGCTGACCTGA